From Lacerta agilis isolate rLacAgi1 chromosome Z, rLacAgi1.pri, whole genome shotgun sequence, the proteins below share one genomic window:
- the LOC117039915 gene encoding sentrin-specific protease 6-like: MLKQNKKRSENVQDAPCSATVEQASCCPGTHAQTSVVRTAAQRKQYPPNIKKNCSTVCPRTTEAPGDIRPGGATASELNDQTSIFSGGEEEGKADSSNRIESISQSPAGKKSTVQKSKKASKEGQYDKCVSEAQVKHQEALSKKTDVESLHQNSYQHVKLNCRKIIVGSLKRTVVDPVILSIDYIKINLEKDARGIHLKTTEMTKWTYGFVRNNLVSFLRTTAAAYQKLESQMKWDKKEDNVWNCCNATNPEEREIIFIFDVCHDSDTYAIIKAIIADIGVRNNIPDFCVKITSKKVNSVLEAFRKSLEDTSRENKTKHISEPKRQLQNETQLQVLDDGESDESESVSTEIIVYPPPPAKGGIAVTNEALQCLNEGEYLNDIIIDFYLKYLVLEKLKKEDAERTHVFSCFFYTRLTEKERRNFPETSQLTIQQQRHSRVERWTRDVDIFEKDFIFVPINEDKHWVLAVICFPGLKKPVYERKPYAKKVKFSTICKQPCILLMDSLRGPFPSHIFQILQEWLEVEWEVKKGTKRSFSEDVLSLNLEVPQQNNNSDCGIYVLKYAESFFKTPILSFNTPMNLADWFPDSRVEKKREEIRNLILSLQ; this comes from the coding sequence ATgctgaaacaaaacaagaaaagaagTGAAAATGTTCAGGATGCTCCTTGCTCTGCAACAGTAGAACAGGCCAGCTGTTGTCCTGGCACTCATGCACAAACATCTGTTGTGAGAACAGCAGCGCAAAGAAAACAATATCCTCCTAACATTAAGAAGAACTGCTCCACAGTTTGCCCACGCACTACAGAAGCACCAGGAGACATAAGACCAGGGGGGGCAACTGCATCCGAACTAAATGATCAAACCTCCATATTCAGTGGTGGTGAAGAGGAAGGTAAGGCTGACAGCAGTAACAGAATTGAAAGCATATCACAGAGTCCAGCAGGCAAAAAATCAACCGTCCAAAAATCAAAAAAAGCTAGCAAGGAAGGACAGTATGACAAATGTGTGTCGGAGGCTCAAGTAAAGCATCAAGAAGCTCTCTCCAAAAAAACAGATGTTGAATCTTTACATCAGAACTCCTACCAACATGTTAAGCTGAATTGTCGAAAGATAATAGTAGGATCCCTGAAAAGAACAGTAGTGGACCCTGTAATTCTTTCTATTGATTATATCAAGATAAACCTGGAAAAGGACGCTAGGGGTATTCATTTAAAGACAACTGAAATGACCAAGTGGACATATGGATTTGTACGCAACAACCTTGTATCTTTCCTGAGAACTACAGCTGCTGCCTATCAAAAGCTGGAATCCCAAATGAAGTGGGACAAGAAGGAAGATAATGTCTGGAATTGCTGTAATGCCACAAATCCTGAAGAACGAGAAATCATTTTCATTTTTGATGTGTGCCATGATTCTGATACATATGCAATAATTAAAGCAATAATCGCTGATATTGGTGTTAGGAACAACATTCCTGATTTCTGTGTGAAAATTACATCCAAAAAAGTAAATAGTGTGCTTGAGGCCTTTCGAAAATCCCTTGAAGACACCtctagagaaaacaaaacaaaacatatctcAGAACCCAAAAGGCAGCTGCAGAATGAAACACAGTTGCAGGTCCTTGATGATGGAGAAAGTGATGAGTCTGAGTCAGTTTCTACAGAGATTATCGTTTATCCCCCACCTCCTGCAAAGGGAGGTATTGCTGTGACCAATGAAGCTCTTCAGTGCTTAAATGAAGGAGAATATTTAAACGACAtaattattgatttttatttgaaATATCTGGTGCTTGAAAAACTGAAAAAAGAAGATGCTGAAAGAACTCATGTGTTCAGTTGCTTTTTTTACACACGCCTTActgaaaaggagaggagaaatttTCCAGAGACCTCACAACTCACAATTCAGCAGCAACGGCACAGTCGAGTGGAAAGATGGACACGAGATGTTGATATCTTtgaaaaagattttatttttgttcccaTCAATGAAGATAAACATTGGGTCTTAGCTGTTATCTGTTTCCCAGGCTTAAAGAAGCCTGTATATGAGCGCAAGCCATACGCTAAGAAAGTTAAATTTTCCACTATTTGCAAACAGCCTTGTATTCTGCTAATGGATTCATTGAGAGGCCCCTTCCCATCACATATTTTCCAAATACTTCAGGAATGGTTGGAGGTAGAGTGGGAAGTCAAGAAAGGTACCAAAAGAAGTTTCTCTGAAGATGTTCTAAGTTTAAACCTGGAAGTgccacaacaaaacaacaatagtGATTGCGGAATTTATGTGCTAAAATATGCGGAGAGCTTTTTTAAGACTCCTATTCTAAGCTTCAACACACCAATGAATTTAGCAGACTGGTTTCCTGACTCAAGAGTGGAAAAGAAGCGAGAAGAAATACGAAACTTAATCCTCAGTCTGCAATAG